One genomic window of Hirundo rustica isolate bHirRus1 chromosome 13, bHirRus1.pri.v3, whole genome shotgun sequence includes the following:
- the MFAP1 gene encoding microfibrillar-associated protein 1, whose product MSVPSALMKQPPIQSTAGAVPVRNEKGELSMEKVKVKRYVSGKRPDYAPMESSEEEDEEFQFIKKAKEQEVEPEEQEEELANDPRLRRLQNRIAEDVEERLARHRKIVEPEVVGESDSEVEGGEAWRLEREDTSEEEEEEIDDEEIERRRGMMRQRAQERKTEEMEVMELEDEGRSGEESESESEYEEYTDSEDEMEPRLKPVFIRKKDRITVQEREAEALKQKELEQEAKRMAEERRKYTLKIVEEEAKKELEENKRSLAALDALDTDDENDEEEYEAWKVRELKRIKRDREEREAMEKEKAEIERMRNLTEEERRAELRANGKVITNKAVKGKYKFLQKYYHRGAFFMDEDEEVYKRDFSAPTLEDHFNKTILPKVMQVKNFGRSGRTKYTHLVDQDTTSFDSAWGQESAQNTKFFKQKAAGVRDVFERPSAKKRKST is encoded by the exons ATGTCGGTCCCCAGCGCCCTCATGAAGCAGCCGCCGATCCAGTCTACGGCGGGCGCCGTGCCCGTCCGCAACGAGAAGG GCGAGCTGTCTATGGAGAAGGTGAAGGTGAAGCGGTACGTGTCGGGCAAGCGGCCCGACTACGCGCCCATGGAGTCCTccgaggaggaggacgaggagtTCCAATTCATCAAGAAAGCGAAGGAGCAAGAGGTCGAGCccgaggagcaggaggaggaactgGCCAACGACCCTCGGCTCCGGCGCCTCCAGAACCGCATCGCCGAGGACGTGGAGGAGCG GCTGGCAAGACACCGCAAAATTGTGGAACCTGAAGTGGTTGGAGAGAGCGATTCGGAAgtggagggaggggaggctTGGCGCCTGGAACGGGAGGACACCagtgaagaggaagaggaagagatcGATGATGAG GAGATCGAGCGTCGGCGTGGGATGATGCGTCAGCgagcacaggagagaaaaaccGAGGAGATGGAAGTGATGGAATTGGAAGATGAGGGTCGGTCTGGAGAAGAGTCTGAGTCAGAGTCCGAGTATGAGGAGTACACGGACAGCGAAGATGAAATGGAGCCACGTCTCAAACCAGTCTTTATCCGCAA GAAGGATCGGATCACAGTTCaggagagagaagcagaagccttgaagcagaaggagctggagcaggaggcaaaGAGGATGGCAGAGGAGAGGCGCAAGTACACACTTAAG ATTGTAGAAGAGGAAGCaaagaaggagctggaggagaacaAGCGCTCACTGGCAGCACTGGATGCACTTGATACAGATGATGAGAACGATGAGGAGGAGTACGAGGCCTGGAAAGTCCGTGAGCTGAAGCGTATCAAACGAGACCGTGAAGAAAGAGAAGC CAtggagaaggagaaggcagagatTGAGCGTATGCGGAACCTGACAGAGGAGGAGCGCCGGGCTGAGCTCCGGGCCAACGGCAAAGTCATCACCAACAAGGCAGTAAAGGGCAAATACAAATTCCTGCAGAAGTACTACCACCGTGGCGCCTTCTTCATG gatgaggatgaggaggtgTACAAGAGGGACTTCAGTGCTCCGACCCTGGAGGACCACTTCAACAAGACCATCCTGCCCAAAGTCATGCAG GTCAAGAACTTCGGGCGCTCAGGGCGGACAAAGTACACACACTTGGTGGACCAGGACACCACTTCCTTTGACTCTGCCTGGGGCCAGGAGAGTGCACAGAACACCAAGTTCTTtaagcagaaggcagcaggggTGCGGGACGTTTTTGAGAGACCCTCAGCCAAGAAACGAAAATCAACCtaa
- the FURIN gene encoding furin, with protein MDLRPCTLLLLWTLVVALTLLDQEVLAQHIYTNTWAVLVPAGPQEADRLARKHGFLNLGPIFGDYYHFRHRGVVKRSLSPHQPWHSRLAREPQVQWLEQQVAKRRTKRDVFMEPTDPKFPQQWYLYNTNQRDLNVRQAWEQGYTGKGIVVSILDDGIEKNHPDLEANYDPGASFDVNDQDPDPQPRYTQMNDNRHGTRCAGEVAAVANNGICGVGVAYNARIGGVRMLDGEVTDAVEAHSLGLNPNHIHIYSASWGPEDDGKTVDGPARLAEEAFFRGVSQGRGGLGSIFVWASGNGGREHDSCNCDGYTNSIYTLSISSTTQYGNVPWYSEACSSTLATTYSSGNQNEKQIVTTDLRQKCTELHTGTSASAPLAAGIIALALEANKNLTWRDMQHLVVQTSKPAHLNANDWVTNGVGRKVSHSYGYGLLDAGAMVSLAKNWTTVGPQRKCVIDILAEPRDIGKRLEVRRKVDACLGKANYISRLEHAQARLTLSYNRRGDLAIHLVSPMGTRSTLLAARPHDFSADGFNDWAFMTTHSWDEDPSGEWVLEIENTSDAKNYGTLTKFTLVLYGTATDSPSLSNQLESSGCKTLTPSQTCVVCEEGYYLHQKSCLKRCPPGFAPGVQSTHYNLENSVEPIAPHLCLPCHPSCATCAGPGPNQCLTCPAHSHFSSLDLSCSHQTQSSRASPALADGEVPAEAPAPVNLPVLIASLSCILIIVIFVTIFLVLQARSGFSLRGVKVYALDSGIISYKGLPSDIWQEEGPSESDGEDYEAHSERTAFIRDQSAL; from the exons ATGGATCTGAGGCCCTGCACGCTGCTGTTGCTCTGGACTCTGGTGGTTGCCCTCACTCTCCTGGACCAGGAGGTATTGGCCCAGCATATTTACACCAACACCTGGGCTGTGCTCGTCCCTGCAGGACCCCAGGAGGCTGACAGGCTGGCCAGGAAGCATGGATTCCTCAACCTAGGCCCG ATCTTCGGCGACTATTACCACTTTCGGCACCGTGGCGTGGTGAAGCGTTCCCTCTCGCCccaccagccctggcacagccgcTTGGCCAGGGAACCGCAG GTgcagtggctggagcagcaggtggCAAAGCGCAGGACCAAGCGAGACGTTTTCATGGAGCCCACAGACCCAAAGTTCCCGCAGCAGTGGTACCTG TACAACACAAACCAGCGGGACCTGAATGTGCGTCAGGCCTGGGAACAGGGATACACGGGCAAGGGCATAGTGGTGTCCATCCTGGATGACGGCATTGAGAAGAACCACCCTGACCTGGAGGCCAACTAT GACCCAGGGGCAAGTTTTGACGTCAATGACCAGGACCCGGACCCGCAGCCCCGCTACACGCAGATGAATGACAACAG ACATGGCACGCGCTGTGCTGGGGAAGTGGCTGCTGTGGCAAACAACGGGATCTGTGGTGTTGGCGTGGCGTACAATGCCAGGATCGGAG GTGTGCGCATGCTGGATGGGGAGGTGACCGATGCTGTGGAGGCCCATTCCCTGGGTCTCAACCCCAACCACATCCACATCTACAGTGCCAGCTGGGGCCCTGAGGACGATGGTAAGACTGTGGATGGCCCGGCCCGGCTGGCAGAGGAGGCTTTCTTCCGTGGGGTCAGCCAG GGCCGAGGCGGGCTGGGCTCCATCTTCGTCTGGGCATCTGGGAATGGGGGCCGCGAGCATGACAGCTGCAACTGTGACGGTTACACCAACAGCATCTACACGCTGTCCATCAGCAGCACCACACAGTACGGCAACGTGCCCTGGTACAGCGAGGCCTGCTCCTCCACCCTCGCCACCACCTACAGCAGTGGCAACCAGAATGAGAAGCAGATT GTGACGACTGACCTCAGACAGAAGTGCACCGAGCTGCACACCGGGACGTCGGCCTCAGCGCCTCTGGCCGCCGGCATCATCGCCCTCGCCCTGGAAGCCAA CAAGAACCTGACCTGGCGGGACATGCAGCACCTGGTGGTGCAGACCTCGAAGCCAGCTCACCTTAATGCCAATGACTGGGTCACCAATGGTGTTGGCCGCAAAG TCAGCCACTCATATGGCTACGGCCTGCTGGATGCCGGGGCCATGGTGAGCCTGGCCAAGAACTGGACCACGGTGGGACCTCAGAGGAAGTGTGTCATTGACATCCTTGCAGAGCCCAG GGACATTGGGAAGCGTCTCGAGGTACGGCGGAAAGTGGACGCCTGCCTGGGGAAAGCCAACTACATCAGCCGGCTGGAGCACGCGCAGGCCAGGCTGACGCTGTCCTACAACCGGCGGGGGGACCTGGCCATCCACCTGGTCAGCCCCATGGGCACCCGCTCcactctcctggctgccag GCCCCACGACTTCTCGGCCGATGGCTTCAATGACTGGGCCTTCATGACAACGCACTCGTGGGATGAGGACCCCTCCGGGGAGTGGGTGCTGGAGATCGAGAACACCAGTGATGCCAAGAACTATG GCACACTCACCAAGTTCACACTTGTGCTGTATGGGACGGCCACCGACTCCCCCAGCCTCTCCAaccagctggagagcagtggCTGCAAGACCCTGACGCCCAGCCAGACCTGTGTGG TCTGCGAGGAGGGGTACTACCTGCACCAGAAGAGCTGCCTGAAGCGCTGCCCTCCTGGCTTCGCACCCGGTGTCCAGAGCACGCACTACAACCTGGAGAACAGCGTGGAGCCCATTGCAccccacctctgcctgccctgccaccCCTCGTGTGCCACCTGTGCAGGACCTGGCCCCAACCAGTGCCTCACCTGTCCTGCGCACTCCCACTTCAGCAGCCTGGACCTTTCCTGCTCCCACCAGACACAGAGCAGCCGTgcatcccctgccctggcagatGGCGAGGTTCCAGCTGAGGCCCCTGCTCCGGTCAACTTGCCTGTCCTCATCGCCAGCCTCAGCTGCATCCTCATCATCGTCATCTTTGTCACCATCTTCTTGGTGCTGCAAGCACGCTCAGGCTTCAGCCTGCGGGGTGTGAAGGTGTATGCCCTGGACAGCGGGATCATCTCCTACAAGGGGCTCCCCTCTGACATCTGGCAGGAGGAGGGTCCCTCTGAGTCGGACGGTGAGGATTATGAGGCCCACAGCGAGAGGACTGCCTTCATCAGAGACCAAAGTGCCCTTTGA